The following proteins come from a genomic window of Campylobacter concisus:
- a CDS encoding amidohydrolase, producing MDKIANLALSLKDELIKDRRYFHSHPETGWFTFFTTAVLAKRLSDLGYEISLGDKVVKADARLGLGSKEQCEKAIERAKKLLSPEEAKYLPYMKDGLTGLTAFIDTKRPGKFTAFRFDIDSVDVTESEDADHRPCKEGFGADIAGIMHACGHDGHASIGLGLAKLIAQNLDEFNGKFKFIFQTAEEGTRGAVAMEAAGVLEGIEYLLGGHIGFQAKTSGGIICGTNKLLATSKFDVHITGRSAHAAGAPQDGANALLAAAQMALNMHGITRHAKGVTRINVGVLKAGEGRNVIAPNGYLACETRGEDTNLNEFMYEKCMDIVKGVSQIYGVESKVVMTGGTSGADSDKEVTEIFYEAAKESPFIDDGKIVKELDFGACEDFAHFMRALQDRGAKSGYMMIGTNLKAGHHNCKFDFDEECLVAGVDVYLRSAYKLNGVKK from the coding sequence ATGGACAAAATAGCAAATTTGGCTCTTTCTTTAAAAGATGAGCTGATCAAGGATCGCAGGTATTTTCACTCACATCCAGAGACTGGCTGGTTTACATTTTTTACAACCGCCGTACTAGCAAAGAGGCTTAGTGATCTAGGATATGAAATAAGCCTTGGCGACAAGGTCGTTAAAGCCGATGCAAGGCTTGGCCTTGGCTCAAAAGAGCAATGCGAAAAAGCAATAGAAAGAGCCAAAAAACTTCTAAGTCCTGAAGAGGCAAAATATCTTCCTTATATGAAAGATGGATTAACTGGCCTAACTGCCTTTATAGACACAAAAAGGCCTGGTAAATTTACAGCATTTAGATTTGACATAGATAGCGTCGATGTGACAGAGAGCGAGGATGCGGATCACAGACCTTGTAAAGAGGGCTTTGGTGCAGATATTGCTGGTATCATGCACGCTTGTGGACACGATGGACACGCATCTATCGGTTTAGGACTAGCAAAACTTATAGCTCAGAATTTAGATGAATTTAATGGTAAATTTAAATTTATATTTCAAACTGCAGAAGAGGGCACAAGAGGTGCTGTGGCTATGGAAGCTGCTGGTGTGCTTGAGGGGATCGAGTACCTACTTGGCGGACATATCGGCTTTCAGGCAAAAACTAGCGGTGGCATCATCTGCGGAACAAATAAGCTACTTGCTACTTCTAAATTTGACGTGCATATCACAGGTCGCTCGGCTCACGCAGCAGGGGCACCGCAAGATGGCGCAAATGCTCTTTTGGCCGCAGCACAAATGGCTTTAAATATGCATGGCATCACAAGACATGCAAAGGGTGTAACTAGGATAAATGTGGGCGTTTTAAAAGCGGGTGAAGGCAGAAACGTCATCGCTCCAAACGGCTATCTAGCTTGCGAAACAAGAGGTGAGGATACAAATTTAAACGAATTTATGTATGAAAAATGCATGGATATCGTTAAAGGCGTTAGCCAAATTTACGGAGTAGAGAGTAAGGTCGTAATGACTGGTGGCACAAGCGGAGCTGACAGCGATAAAGAGGTAACAGAAATTTTTTATGAAGCAGCTAAAGAGAGTCCATTTATAGACGATGGCAAGATCGTAAAAGAGCTTGATTTTGGTGCTTGTGAAGATTTTGCTCATTTTATGAGAGCTTTGCAAGACAGAGGTGCAAAGAGCGGATATATGATGATAGGAACAAACCTCAAAGCAGGCCACCATAACTGTAAATTTGACTTCGATGAGGAGTGTTTGGTAGCCGGAGTTGATGTCTATCTAAGATCTGCTTACAAACTAAATGGAGTAAAAAAATGA
- the pepE gene encoding dipeptidase PepE, with protein sequence MKNALLISASSYKDTGYLRHCEGWIKEFLGSDADEEILFIPYAGVRRTNDEYEQKVQECLNSKNIKSIHRYEDKISAIKNAKSIAVGGGNTFMLLHMLYKLNLIEPIKEAVANGTKYFGWSAGANIAGKTMMTTNDMPIIMPKSFDSLNIFPYQINPHFISGKLAGHNGESREERLEEFLIANPKDTIYALPEGTALVIRGNEAEVIGHSDILKLEYKKEIEKIAIKTKFKI encoded by the coding sequence ATGAAAAACGCTTTATTAATTAGTGCTTCAAGTTACAAAGATACTGGCTATCTAAGGCACTGCGAGGGTTGGATTAAGGAATTTTTAGGAAGTGATGCAGACGAGGAGATACTTTTTATCCCTTATGCCGGCGTTAGACGCACAAATGACGAGTACGAGCAAAAGGTGCAAGAGTGCTTAAATAGCAAAAATATTAAGTCCATCCACCGCTATGAGGATAAAATTTCTGCTATCAAAAATGCTAAAAGTATTGCAGTTGGTGGCGGAAATACCTTTATGCTACTTCATATGCTTTATAAGCTAAATTTAATTGAGCCTATAAAAGAGGCGGTGGCAAACGGCACAAAATATTTTGGCTGGTCAGCTGGCGCAAACATCGCTGGCAAGACGATGATGACTACAAATGATATGCCTATCATCATGCCAAAGTCATTTGATAGCTTAAATATCTTCCCATATCAGATCAACCCACACTTTATAAGTGGTAAGCTAGCTGGTCATAACGGCGAGAGTAGAGAAGAGAGACTGGAGGAATTTTTAATAGCAAATCCAAAAGATACTATCTATGCTCTACCTGAGGGCACGGCTTTGGTGATAAGAGGCAATGAAGCTGAGGTCATCGGACATAGCGACATTTTAAAGCTTGAGTACAAAAAAGAGATAGAAAAGATAGCAATTAAAACAAAATTTAAAATCTAA
- the dcuC gene encoding C4-dicarboxylate transporter DcuC, with translation MESFKLVAAILGIVAVVALLVLKKETRTVLIGVGLVLCLIALKPMGALSAFTDYMTKAGLIKAICASMGFAFVMKYTMCDKHLVGLLTKPLKNVGFILIPATTVLTYFINIAIPSAAGCSAAVGATLIPLLMASGVRPAMAGAAVFAGTFGSVLSPGSAHNVYVADLVKKTVANYTVQDVIKVQIPSAFTALAIVVITLTIVAILFKDYQKNINFTLEGGAKNEDNSAFKVNFIYALMPLVPLVILVIGGTSLSKDYSFLAWTKMGVAEAMILGAIIAIFATLTNPQKITKEFFNGMGHAYADVIGIIIAAGVFVAGLKACGAVDVVIAWLKTDQSYVKFGGTFVPFIMGIVTGSGDAATFAFNEAVTTNAAALGFEQDKLGMAAAIAGSLGRSASPIAGAAIVCAGIAMVSPVELAKRTFLGMFISVVAIAFFVI, from the coding sequence ATGGAATCATTCAAACTCGTAGCTGCCATTCTTGGCATCGTTGCAGTTGTTGCACTTCTTGTCTTAAAAAAAGAGACAAGAACGGTTCTAATAGGTGTTGGTTTGGTGCTTTGTTTAATTGCACTAAAACCTATGGGGGCATTAAGTGCTTTTACTGACTATATGACTAAAGCAGGGCTTATAAAGGCTATTTGTGCTAGTATGGGTTTTGCTTTTGTTATGAAATACACAATGTGCGATAAGCACCTTGTTGGTCTTCTTACAAAGCCACTTAAGAACGTGGGCTTTATTTTGATCCCAGCAACAACAGTGCTAACTTATTTTATAAACATAGCTATTCCTTCGGCTGCTGGATGCTCGGCTGCTGTTGGTGCGACACTTATACCACTTCTAATGGCCTCAGGTGTTCGACCTGCTATGGCTGGTGCAGCTGTTTTTGCGGGTACATTTGGCTCAGTTCTAAGCCCAGGCTCTGCTCACAACGTATACGTGGCTGATCTTGTTAAAAAGACAGTTGCAAACTACACTGTTCAAGATGTCATAAAAGTGCAAATTCCTAGTGCATTTACAGCTCTTGCTATCGTAGTTATCACATTAACCATTGTCGCGATACTTTTTAAAGACTATCAAAAAAATATAAATTTCACTCTTGAGGGTGGTGCTAAAAACGAAGATAATTCGGCTTTCAAAGTAAATTTTATTTATGCACTTATGCCACTTGTCCCACTTGTGATCTTAGTTATCGGCGGAACAAGCCTTTCAAAAGACTATAGCTTCCTTGCATGGACAAAAATGGGCGTTGCTGAAGCGATGATACTTGGTGCGATCATAGCTATCTTTGCTACGCTTACCAACCCACAAAAGATCACAAAAGAGTTCTTTAACGGCATGGGTCACGCTTACGCTGATGTTATCGGTATTATCATCGCAGCTGGAGTATTTGTCGCTGGCTTAAAGGCGTGCGGAGCCGTTGATGTGGTTATCGCATGGTTAAAGACAGATCAAAGTTATGTTAAATTTGGCGGAACATTTGTGCCATTTATTATGGGTATAGTCACAGGCTCAGGCGACGCTGCTACATTCGCATTTAACGAGGCTGTCACAACAAACGCTGCTGCACTTGGCTTTGAGCAAGATAAGCTTGGTATGGCCGCAGCCATCGCTGGCTCACTGGGAAGATCTGCTTCTCCAATAGCAGGTGCTGCTATCGTTTGTGCAGGTATCGCTATGGTTAGTCCAGTTGAGCTTGCAAAAAGAACATTTTTAGGTATGTTTATCTCTGTTGTGGCGATCGCATTCTTTGTCATCTAA
- the pepT gene encoding peptidase T, which produces MDIVERFINYTKFNTTTNKENGLKGIMPSNPTEYELAKFIKDELSSLGIKDIILQDNAILIAKIPANCENAPSIAFFAHLDTSSEQKNDTKAKIVRYTGGDICLNEEQGIYLKFSDNPELKKYEGDDIVVTDGTSLLGADDKAAIASIVNMASFFMQNPEVKHGKIVICFVPDEEQGLLGAKALDASLLGADFGYCLDCCEIGELIYENWNAADCTMVFKGVSAHPMNAKGKLVNSLLLAHKFISLLPGGEVPECTEGKEGYFWVKELSGNSAKTTLKIDIREFDEPKFQKRLQFLSDMANSFNKIYGECCEITLTTRYENVFKFLKDENSLPIKLAKDAFSELNITPNIKPMRGGYDGAAISAKGVPTLNLFTGANNFHSIYEYLPVSSLKASSEVIKKIIINAAK; this is translated from the coding sequence ATGGATATCGTAGAGAGATTTATAAACTATACGAAATTTAACACTACAACAAACAAAGAGAATGGATTGAAAGGCATCATGCCTTCTAATCCAACCGAGTACGAGCTAGCCAAATTTATAAAAGATGAGCTTAGCTCGCTTGGTATCAAAGACATCATTCTACAAGACAATGCTATCTTGATAGCAAAAATTCCTGCAAACTGCGAAAACGCCCCAAGTATCGCCTTTTTTGCGCACTTAGATACAAGTAGTGAGCAAAAAAACGACACCAAAGCTAAGATCGTAAGATACACAGGTGGCGACATCTGCCTAAACGAAGAGCAAGGAATTTATCTTAAATTTAGCGACAACCCAGAGCTTAAAAAGTATGAGGGTGATGATATCGTAGTGACTGATGGTACTAGCTTGCTTGGTGCTGACGATAAGGCGGCGATCGCTAGTATCGTAAATATGGCTAGCTTTTTCATGCAAAATCCTGAGGTAAAGCACGGCAAGATCGTGATCTGCTTCGTACCTGACGAGGAGCAGGGTTTGCTTGGCGCAAAGGCGCTTGATGCGAGCTTGCTTGGAGCTGATTTTGGCTACTGCCTAGACTGCTGCGAGATAGGTGAGCTAATATATGAAAACTGGAACGCGGCTGATTGCACGATGGTCTTTAAAGGCGTTTCGGCTCATCCTATGAATGCAAAGGGTAAGCTTGTAAATTCGCTACTTCTTGCACATAAATTTATCTCGCTCTTGCCAGGTGGCGAAGTGCCAGAGTGCACCGAGGGAAAAGAGGGCTACTTCTGGGTAAAAGAGCTTAGCGGAAATAGTGCAAAAACGACACTAAAGATCGACATAAGAGAATTTGACGAGCCTAAATTTCAAAAACGACTCCAGTTTTTAAGCGACATGGCAAATTCTTTTAACAAAATTTATGGAGAGTGCTGTGAGATCACGCTAACAACACGCTATGAAAATGTATTTAAATTTTTAAAAGATGAAAATTCGCTCCCGATAAAACTTGCAAAAGATGCCTTTAGTGAACTAAATATCACGCCAAACATAAAACCTATGCGTGGCGGATACGACGGTGCTGCGATCTCTGCAAAAGGCGTGCCAACGCTAAATTTATTCACAGGAGCAAACAACTTTCACTCTATCTATGAGTATCTGCCAGTTAGCAGCTTAAAAGCTTCAAGTGAAGTGATCAAAAAAATCATAATTAACGCTGCTAAATAA
- a CDS encoding argininosuccinate synthase domain-containing protein yields the protein MKALALFSGGLDSMLSIKIISDQNIEVVALYMDTGFGADEKKHEILRKRAAMAGASLKVVDLRNEYLRDVLFNPKYGYGKQFNPCIDCHGYMFKTALNMLKSENANFIITGEVVGQRPMSQRRDALFQVKRLADDEDDLVLRPMCAKLLPPTKPEREGWVDREKLLGISGRDRKPQLALAKEFGFEDYETPGGGCLLTIESFAVKIKDYLKFDQEMRDIDVVWLKLGRHLRLPDGAKMIIGRDESDNNELLLHPNDKFEQVKFKASDDIVGAVSFISKNASKADKELAAKLALAYTKANKEKEFDVFVGADKFKTVPTDKALAQNYFVR from the coding sequence ATGAAGGCTTTAGCTTTGTTTAGCGGAGGGCTTGACAGCATGCTCTCGATCAAAATCATAAGCGATCAAAACATTGAAGTAGTCGCACTTTATATGGATACTGGATTTGGTGCGGATGAGAAAAAGCACGAGATATTAAGAAAGCGTGCGGCTATGGCTGGGGCAAGCTTAAAGGTCGTTGATCTACGAAATGAATATCTTCGTGATGTGCTTTTTAACCCAAAATACGGTTACGGCAAACAGTTTAACCCATGTATTGACTGCCATGGATATATGTTTAAAACAGCTCTTAATATGCTAAAAAGCGAAAATGCAAATTTTATAATCACAGGTGAAGTAGTGGGACAAAGGCCGATGAGCCAGCGCAGAGATGCACTTTTCCAGGTTAAACGTCTAGCTGATGATGAGGACGATCTAGTGCTTCGTCCGATGTGCGCCAAGCTTCTACCGCCAACAAAGCCTGAGCGTGAGGGCTGGGTCGATAGAGAGAAGCTACTTGGCATAAGTGGGCGTGATAGAAAGCCGCAGCTTGCTTTGGCAAAGGAATTTGGCTTTGAGGACTATGAGACGCCAGGTGGTGGCTGCCTGCTCACTATCGAGAGCTTTGCTGTGAAGATAAAGGACTATTTAAAATTTGATCAAGAGATGCGAGATATCGATGTTGTGTGGCTAAAGCTTGGCAGACATTTACGTTTGCCAGATGGTGCAAAAATGATAATAGGCCGTGATGAGAGCGACAACAACGAACTTTTATTGCATCCAAATGATAAATTTGAGCAGGTGAAATTTAAAGCGAGTGACGACATCGTGGGAGCTGTTAGTTTTATAAGTAAAAATGCTAGCAAAGCCGATAAAGAGCTTGCTGCTAAACTTGCACTAGCATATACAAAAGCCAATAAAGAAAAGGAATTTGATGTTTTTGTGGGAGCTGATAAATTTAAGACAGTGCCTACTGATAAAGCATTGGCTCAAAATTATTTCGTAAGGTAG
- a CDS encoding Cj0814 family flagellar-dependent secreted protein: MKVSYNSILTKQHYQKQTKSEGFANFLPNTPNINSINQTTTPKNDFVSSSAIDSLYQAKFTSQEGYGYSVDAKGFMGADFNKAAGLPQDFKIHKSTLDAIVLHNQKHPNYTNISMDTRKDNALFGEDSFANIDLADTIKQYYKIFDQISAGVISKGKEFYSNEDLAKMPKGYFSKDKKIEHVEYLMGRMTSDELDGLTDRSNEKITHVFRTAQDAEDAHRLWDDLSDINVEVNGNFLDFSPEVMTTEHTIPYMWVSSAGYDFKPDMSVYDNEQGYTKEQIFVAFLKNEQGLVLQGGTTRITDEALSVYKNYQIITKQDRSEIGIPKAYYDEILSGKKDLKDILARILKLRNLELKKDQTLEGLASKIMDVLKEFDERMKTREL, from the coding sequence ATGAAAGTTTCCTACAACTCCATCTTAACAAAACAGCACTACCAAAAACAGACAAAAAGCGAAGGCTTTGCAAATTTCTTGCCTAACACTCCAAATATAAATTCGATCAACCAAACCACTACTCCTAAAAATGACTTTGTTTCATCTAGCGCTATCGACTCTCTTTATCAGGCCAAATTTACTTCACAAGAGGGTTATGGATACAGTGTAGATGCTAAAGGATTTATGGGAGCTGACTTTAACAAAGCAGCAGGTTTGCCACAGGACTTTAAAATCCACAAAAGCACGCTTGATGCGATAGTGCTACACAATCAAAAGCACCCAAACTATACAAATATTTCAATGGATACAAGAAAGGATAATGCTCTGTTTGGAGAGGATAGCTTTGCAAATATCGATCTAGCAGACACTATAAAGCAATACTATAAAATTTTTGATCAAATTTCAGCTGGAGTGATCAGTAAGGGTAAAGAGTTTTACTCAAACGAAGATCTAGCAAAGATGCCAAAGGGCTACTTTTCAAAAGATAAAAAAATAGAGCATGTTGAATACCTAATGGGTAGGATGACTAGCGATGAGCTAGATGGGCTAACTGATAGAAGCAATGAAAAGATAACTCATGTATTTAGAACAGCACAAGACGCAGAAGATGCACATAGGTTATGGGATGATCTAAGCGATATAAATGTAGAAGTTAATGGAAATTTCCTTGACTTTTCTCCAGAAGTGATGACAACTGAGCATACTATCCCTTATATGTGGGTTAGTAGTGCTGGATATGACTTTAAGCCTGATATGTCTGTATATGACAATGAACAAGGCTATACAAAGGAGCAAATCTTTGTAGCATTTTTAAAAAACGAGCAAGGTCTTGTGCTGCAAGGTGGCACAACAAGGATAACCGACGAGGCTCTTAGCGTGTATAAAAACTATCAGATAATTACAAAACAAGATAGAAGCGAGATAGGCATACCAAAGGCTTATTATGATGAGATACTATCTGGTAAGAAAGATCTAAAAGATATACTAGCTAGGATTTTAAAGCTTAGAAATTTAGAGCTTAAAAAAGATCAAACGCTTGAGGGACTAGCAAGCAAGATAATGGACGTTTTAAAAGAATTTGATGAGAGGATGAAGACAAGAGAGCTTTAA
- a CDS encoding Cj0814 family flagellar-dependent secreted protein — MINALGSYPLNLEQNIKVSTKVATKQTSSEVLGYKVDKDGYFTDEFNKQAGIPSDYKIHSSTLESLVRSNDIMDPDIKNFKSIDIAKTVGNAYRLLAQVVGEDTLSSKESFSADDIRNFPQGFSYDRQSLQVDKRYASASEYSAVEDSFVHTPTKTISTLFYNGSLSIAADKQIHPKNVTYIFNNANGGKENTVIGIFMDPHGEKYTNKDGSITKGGLIAGVLNHNLDIYEGETTAIGKYGGYDKNINTKEFQRSFNAFNAMWQMAYGVNFSKADDGAVSMLPDYMQDYVRHRQSLDKFSDQEDELSFKKMMEHNLKMLKLLFGEIDKDGKKSKDFMDSFLKFSMSPLNLIKELNENPAGKYLVDMLGIKRDVDIKA, encoded by the coding sequence ATGATAAACGCACTTGGTAGCTACCCCTTAAATTTAGAGCAGAATATAAAGGTATCAACCAAAGTTGCCACCAAACAAACAAGCTCAGAGGTTTTAGGCTACAAGGTAGATAAGGATGGCTACTTTACAGATGAGTTTAATAAGCAAGCTGGTATCCCAAGTGATTATAAAATTCACTCAAGCACGTTGGAGTCTTTAGTCAGATCAAACGACATAATGGACCCAGACATCAAGAATTTTAAAAGTATCGATATAGCTAAAACAGTTGGCAACGCTTATAGGTTGCTAGCTCAAGTAGTTGGCGAAGATACACTAAGCTCAAAAGAAAGCTTCAGCGCAGATGATATAAGAAATTTCCCTCAAGGCTTTTCTTATGATCGACAAAGCCTGCAAGTAGATAAAAGATACGCTAGTGCTAGTGAGTATTCTGCGGTAGAAGATAGCTTTGTGCATACGCCAACAAAGACCATAAGCACGCTTTTTTACAATGGCTCTTTGTCTATTGCGGCAGACAAGCAGATACATCCAAAAAATGTAACATACATCTTTAACAACGCAAATGGTGGCAAAGAAAATACGGTCATTGGTATATTTATGGATCCACACGGAGAGAAATACACTAACAAAGATGGATCTATAACCAAAGGCGGTCTCATAGCTGGTGTGCTAAATCACAACCTAGACATATACGAGGGCGAAACCACTGCGATAGGAAAATATGGCGGCTATGATAAAAACATCAACACAAAGGAATTTCAAAGGTCATTTAACGCCTTTAACGCTATGTGGCAAATGGCTTATGGGGTAAATTTCTCAAAAGCAGATGATGGTGCTGTCTCTATGCTGCCTGATTATATGCAAGATTATGTAAGACACAGACAAAGCCTTGATAAATTTAGCGACCAAGAAGACGAACTATCATTTAAAAAGATGATGGAGCATAATCTAAAAATGCTAAAGCTACTCTTTGGCGAGATAGATAAAGATGGTAAGAAGAGTAAAGACTTTATGGATAGCTTTTTGAAATTTAGTATGTCACCTTTAAATTTAATAAAAGAGCTAAATGAAAACCCAGCTGGAAAATATCTAGTAGATATGCTCGGCATAAAAAGAGACGTTGATATAAAGGCGTAA
- a CDS encoding Cj0814 family flagellar-dependent secreted protein, with protein MINALSSYPLNLEQNIKVSTKVATKQTSSEVLGYKVDKDGYFTDEFNKQAGIPSDYKIHSSTLESLVNVAEGTSFFSRTFKSIDIAKTAGNAYKILSQVVGEDTLNSKDSFSLDEIRNFPQGFEYNRQSMQVTKIHNSIHDFDAAASSFNYKESNKQMISTLFFNPSFNGGDGRQPLKPTTDIFNNNNGGKESVGSGVFIDPHGERYTNKDGSITKGGLLAAVINSNLDIKEGETTVFGKKQGFDKSVDSKEFSRAFELFELMGEMKFGANFNKASDSDLAGMPEYMQEYVKYKRDLVYVDLTTGFVGKYSDEEDELSFKKMMEHNLKMLKLLFGEIDKDGKKSKDFMDSFLKFSMSPLNLVKELNENPAGKYLVDMLGIKRDVDIKA; from the coding sequence ATGATAAACGCACTTAGTAGCTACCCCTTAAATTTAGAGCAGAACATAAAGGTATCAACCAAAGTTGCCACTAAACAAACGAGCTCTGAGGTTTTAGGCTACAAGGTAGATAAGGATGGCTACTTTACAGATGAGTTTAATAAGCAAGCTGGCATCCCAAGTGACTATAAAATTCACTCAAGCACGCTGGAGTCGTTAGTCAATGTTGCAGAGGGAACTTCATTTTTTAGTCGCACCTTTAAAAGCATAGATATAGCAAAGACTGCTGGCAATGCTTATAAAATACTCTCACAAGTAGTTGGCGAAGACACGCTAAATTCAAAAGATAGCTTTAGCTTAGATGAGATAAGAAATTTCCCTCAAGGCTTTGAGTATAATCGCCAAAGTATGCAAGTAACCAAGATACATAACTCCATTCATGACTTTGATGCAGCTGCTTCTAGCTTTAACTACAAAGAGTCAAACAAGCAGATGATAAGCACGCTCTTTTTCAACCCAAGCTTTAATGGCGGAGATGGCAGGCAACCACTAAAGCCAACAACAGATATCTTTAACAACAACAATGGCGGCAAGGAGAGCGTGGGAAGTGGTGTTTTTATCGATCCACACGGCGAAAGATACACTAATAAAGATGGCTCTATAACCAAAGGCGGACTTTTAGCAGCCGTCATAAATAGCAACCTTGATATTAAAGAAGGTGAAACTACCGTTTTTGGAAAGAAGCAAGGCTTTGATAAGAGCGTAGATAGTAAAGAATTTAGTAGGGCATTTGAGCTATTTGAGCTTATGGGTGAGATGAAATTTGGAGCAAATTTCAACAAGGCAAGCGACTCTGATCTAGCTGGCATGCCTGAATATATGCAAGAGTATGTTAAGTATAAAAGAGACCTTGTCTATGTAGATCTAACGACTGGGTTTGTCGGTAAGTATTCAGATGAAGAAGACGAACTCTCATTTAAAAAGATGATGGAGCATAATCTAAAAATGCTAAAGCTACTCTTTGGCGAGATAGATAAAGATGGTAAGAAGAGTAAAGACTTTATGGATAGCTTTTTGAAATTTAGTATGTCACCTTTAAATTTAGTAAAAGAGCTAAATGAAAACCCAGCTGGAAAATATCTAGTAGATATGCTTGGCATAAAAAGAGATGTTGATATAAAGGCGTAA
- a CDS encoding Cj0814 family flagellar-dependent secreted protein has product MFSLILLLQEPAKFTYTIPSQNSLISLNFSDLQAYGYTVDKAGFMGADFNKAAGLPQDFKIHKSTLDELSRFAERNHVLNRIKSKDEQIKIFDNIDMADTIKHYYRLFDQMTSALGDDKKSYTLADIGKLPKGYSTKGTRYDAKGYLLKDLSNSTISNIYSSSDELNSAKSLSKELSSAGVRLIVKEVDFTMSEAGDEFSFNPDMSVYQADEGYSKEALFMGFLRSSRPLPSDSAKTKFSSAALNDISSTGEHKEYFVDFEKMGKDNESIKALIKERLKELTLLMYARSKNINAESVTSNEYEKFKPTSEDINSLANSWSKRISSISKTFV; this is encoded by the coding sequence GTGTTCTCCTTAATTCTATTACTCCAAGAGCCAGCTAAATTTACTTATACTATTCCCTCTCAAAACAGCCTCATCTCTTTAAATTTCAGTGACCTTCAAGCTTATGGCTACACAGTGGATAAAGCTGGTTTTATGGGAGCTGACTTTAACAAAGCTGCAGGCTTGCCACAGGACTTTAAAATTCACAAAAGCACGCTTGATGAGCTTAGTAGATTTGCCGAGCGTAACCATGTGCTAAACCGCATCAAGAGCAAGGACGAGCAGATAAAGATCTTTGACAACATCGATATGGCTGACACCATAAAGCACTACTACAGACTATTTGATCAAATGACCTCTGCTTTAGGCGATGATAAAAAGAGCTACACCCTTGCAGATATAGGCAAACTACCAAAAGGTTATAGCACAAAAGGCACTCGCTATGATGCCAAAGGATACTTGCTAAAAGATCTATCAAACTCTACTATCTCAAACATCTACTCTAGCAGCGATGAGCTAAATAGCGCTAAGTCTCTAAGTAAAGAGCTTTCAAGTGCAGGAGTTAGGCTCATAGTAAAAGAGGTTGATTTTACGATGAGCGAAGCAGGTGATGAGTTTAGCTTTAACCCTGATATGTCTGTATATCAAGCAGATGAAGGTTATAGCAAAGAAGCTCTTTTCATGGGATTTTTGCGTAGTTCTAGACCACTACCAAGTGATAGTGCAAAGACTAAGTTTAGCAGTGCTGCCTTAAATGATATCTCAAGCACTGGAGAGCATAAAGAGTATTTTGTGGATTTTGAAAAAATGGGTAAGGATAACGAGAGCATAAAAGCGCTCATAAAAGAAAGACTTAAAGAGCTCACGCTTTTGATGTATGCAAGATCAAAGAACATTAACGCAGAAAGTGTCACTTCAAACGAATATGAGAAATTTAAGCCAACTAGCGAGGATATAAATTCTCTAGCAAATTCTTGGAGCAAAAGGATAAGCTCTATCAGCAAGACTTTTGTGTAG